From the genome of Cervus elaphus chromosome 7, mCerEla1.1, whole genome shotgun sequence:
ATAAAAATAACTTGACCAACCACATTAAACATACGCCTTTtcagaaagtgatttttttaaaaagccagtgtCAGGTgccaaattttaacatttttattccaCGAAAAACATTAAGCATTGTGATAAATTGTGTTAAATTCTGCTGAGAAAAGCCACAGAACGTTGTAAAGAAATGGCATAAGGAGACGGAGGCGAGAAAGGGTTGAAAACAGCCATTCAACAGAAGGCTTACGTCATCGGGGAGTGAACTTGTCTACCAATACGCTCACTGCGAGCCATAAGGAACAGTTGATTTGTCCAATCAGAACGGGACTCTCTTTATATATACTGGGAGAAAGGGGCAGGGCTTCGTTTTTCCATCAGTTAGCTGATTTTGGGCATTCTGTCATGGCTCGTACTAAGCAGACGGCTCGCAAGTCCACCGGCGGCAAGGCACCGCGCAAGCAGCTGGCCACCAAGGCGGCCCGCAAGAGCGCGCCGGCCACCGGCGGCGTGAAGAAGCCGCACCGTTATCGCCCCGGCACGGTGGCTCTGCGCGAGATTCGCCGCTACCAGAAGTCCACCGAGCTGCTGATCCGCAAGCTGCCGTTCCAGCGGCTGGTGCGCGAGATCGCGCAGGACTTCAAGACCGACCTGCGCTTCCAGAGCTCGGCCGTGATGGCGCTGCAGGAGGCGTGCGAGGCCTACCTGGTGGGGCTCTTCGAGGATACCAACCTGTGCGCCATCCACGCCAAGCGCGTCACCATCATGCCCAAGGACATTCAGCTTGCCCGCCGCATCCGCGGGGAGAGGGCCTAGATGTTTTTCAAATAAGTACCAACTTTGAACCCAAAGGCTCTTCTCAGAGCCaccactttttctgtgaaagAGTTGTGTACTGTCTCCATTTCGAGGAACGAGAAACCCCGCCCCCCGTAGCTCAGGTAAAATAGGTATTACAAGCTCTTTTAAGAGGAGTTGGGTGGCTCTGAAAAGAGCCGTTAAGAAACTAATCCTCTTAATGCTCCTACTTCTTGGGGATCGCCTTTTTTGGCTTGACCGCCTTAGGCTTGGCTACCTTGGGCTTATGAACTTTAGCCTTGACTGGGCTCTTGACCGCCTTGGGCTTGGCTGTCTTCACCTTTTTCGGGCTTTTGGCCACTTTCTTGGCCCCAGTAGTAGGCTTCACCTTCAAGGTCTTCTTAGCGGTTTTTTTCGGGGTGCCCACACCCATGACTTTCTTGGACTTCTTAGCCGCCCCGGTAACCTTCTTGGGCTTGGCCGCGCCCGCCTTCTTCGCCTTGGGCTTGGCCTCCCCGGTGGCCGCCTTCTTGTTAAGCTTGAAAGAGCCGGAAGCCCCGGTGCCCTTGGTCTGCAGCAGGGTGCCCTTACTCACCAGGCTCTTGAGACCCAGCTTGATGCGGCTGTTGTTTTTTTCCACATCGTAGCCGGCGGCAGCCAGTGCCTTCTTGAGCGCAGCCAGAGATAGGCCGTTGCGCTCCTTGGAGGCGGCGACAGCCTTGGTGATGAGCTCGGACACCGAGGGCCCGGACGCCTTGCGCTTCGCGGCACCGGTGGACTTGCGGGCCTTTTTCTTCACGGGTGTTTTCTCCGCAGGAGAAGCAGCAGGAGGCGCGGCAGGTACAGTTTCAGACATGATTGTCGGTTTGGTTGCctaacagtaaaaaaataaagtctctgagtTGAGTAGCTGGGCCTCCGAACGTCTCTGTATTTATACACACAGCGCCACTGCGCGCTGATTGGTTCCCAGCTGTCTTCATCTTGACAGCAACCTAGTCTCAGCTCTGTCCTGGAATTGTGTTTGTTACAAttcaagaaagcaaaaaataaaaaatttcctgTGGAGGCATCACACCAAGTGTATTCTACAATGAACCAGGACATCTCAGGGTTTGAGACTTTTGTGGTTACTTCCTCCAGTTTTTATCACGTTGTTCAAAGCCTTTTTCAAAAGCCCCTGACAGTTATGCAGATTCAGAAGTCAGAGGGACAactttttgattttcttttaaaatacaaatcttctctttgtgtcttcaATAACATGCTCTCAAGTGACATTCTATAGATTCTTGGCTTTTCATGCCTTCAACAACGGCTTGATTCTTATTGAGATTTGCCCAGAAAATCTGTTTCGTATGAGGAGAAATAACACAGACTCTTTCAGGACTTCCCTACATAAAGCTGTATAGTAAAGGCTCCTTGGAATAGTAGCAATATCTGATGAGAAAAGTCATTATTTAGTTTGAAAAAAGTTTATCATAGCTTCTTGTGACTAGAGCATTAGTTAATTTGGGGCCTTCAGGCATTCAAAATGTGTCTAGGAAAATGGCAAAAGCAATAACTAATGATCATCTTGTCATGATAGTTGTGCTTGTGTTGCACTAGCTGATGGCAGAGAAGATCCATGTAAAGACTGGTTTATgggttttaaatattatttcatttaacttgATTTTACTAAGAAGGATCACTTATTAAAATGTTCACAAGCTCTTGAGTTCTGAGTTCTGTCATGCTTCTGGAAGATCAGTTTGGGAAAGTAAGTAACAGAATTAAGGAATATACACGTGCacaacacccacacacatacataattccCTTAAGAGAGtgaaatttaaaagcatttatatTCACTACTATGTTTTTTAATCAAGGATATAAGTTTATAGGAAACATATTGTAACTTATACTTTCTGTTCACTAGGAAATAGATTGAtggtaaaaagtaaaaagagctttgattttcttcttcacTCCTCAAAATATGTCTTTAACATATTGTGTTTATATTTAAGCAGCCTGgacttctttgtatttttgataaaGCTTATGAGCCCCTTTCCAGAATAGTGCTTTTTAGTGCTTAAGTTAATATACATAGgattacaaaggaaaacagttgtattaaaatatcaatatcaaatttattaaaaaatccaAATTGGTGAGGTATGCATGTATTCTTTGTTAATTCACTACATAACAAGATTACCCATATGACCAAGTTTAGAAGGTGTAATATATTTAAACAATATGAGAGATGGAGATTGACAGCTGCTACTGCGACTTGATATGAATATAGCTCAGGTCCTGTCACCCACACTGTTTGTTGCCTGCATTCAGAATAGGAGGAAATGCTAAGGTTTGGTTgtagtataataaaaataaagttggagTTTTTGTTCTATACAATGATCTGAATCCGTCTATATATCCCAGGTTAAGAAGTCTATTCTGGAATTTGTTTCTGTGCACTGCACACTCATGGAGCAGCTTTAATAATCTTGGTTGTCCTCACAGACCATAGAGCTCTGATGATACTGGTTCTCCTCACAGATcatggagaaaaagcaaaaaaaaaaaaaaaaatctaagtcaaCTGGAGCTCAAAGGAATTAACCATTCATTAAATCTTTAtgtgagcttccttggtggctcagacagtaaaggaactgcctgcaatgtaggagactggggcttgatccatgggtggggaagatctggaggagggaatgtctacccactctgttattgcctggagaattccatggacagaggagcctggtgggctacagtccatggggtcgcaaagaatcagagagGACAGGGTAACAAACacgttaaaaagaaaaaaaatctaaatttttatgTGCTATTTTGTGGAATCGTCAAAGGAAGGTTTTAGTAAATTAATTACTTAGACTTTCACTTTAGAGGCATGCGTTTTGAGTGGAGGAGTTGAGAGAACACAGGATACTGTAATGTGTCATAATAAATAATGCTGAGTAATTGCTTATTTgcagatgttttttaaaagttgtattatcttttaaatttcagtgCTCTATAATTTACACTTTCTTAtacatttaaaagggaaaaaaaaatgtatagactGCTCAAGGTCGCAAGCCAGTATGTGGAGCAGGCTGTCTCCAGAGCGTGACTGGAGTAATGCCACTGGCTTGCAGAAATAGAATGTGGTTACAGATATAATGCTAGATACAACCTGtctgtaaattaatttataatcatACCACAAATTTTAGGCTTACAGCctaataagttttttttaaattcactttaggatatatatatttataaatctcCAGTGTAGCACTCATTGGCTCTGTTGCTCTGTTTAAATCTGTAGTTAAAGCACTTCATAAAGGACAATAGCATGTGTTATCTGGTTATGTAATATTCTAGGAAGTCTGAAGAAGGTATCAGGCTTTTTTGGGGAAAGTGTATAAACTGTTGCCTCAGTTAATGGCTGCCCGTTTTGTATGCACGCACAAACACAGGTATCCATAAATAGGGAAAAAATTTATATTCCATCTCCATGATCCAGTCGTTGCAGGCGCCTTGCCTAGCTGCTATAGCCGTGACCAAGCGACAAATAAGCGAAGGGCGGGAACTGAATGTGGTTACCGCCCCTGCTCTTGCAGTTTTCAAACAGGTCCGTTCGGTTACTATAAATACTCTAAAAGGCGCCCTTAATATTGTTCGCAGTTGTTCAATTTGCGGCTCCAAGATGTCTGGACGTGGTAAAGGAGGAAAGGGTCTCGGAAAAGGGGGTGCTAAGCGCCATCGTAAAGTTCTCCGGGATAATATCCAGGGCATTACTAAGCCCGCCATTCGTCGCCTGGCACGCCGTGGTGGTGTTAAGCGGATCTCTGGGCTTATCTATGAGGAGACCCGCGGGGTGCTGAAGGTGTTCCTGGAGAACGTGATCCGGGACGCGGTCACCTACACTGAGCACGCCAAACGCAAGACTGTTACCGCCATGGACGTGGTCTACGCGCTCAAGCGCCAGGGCCGCACCCTGTATGGCTTCGGCGGATAAGTTCTAGGCTGCTATTTAGCATAGCCGAGTGAAACCAAAGGCCCTTTTCAGGGCCACTTACCCATTCACTTAAAAGAGTTTGGCGCTTTGTGATGTAATACGGAGGTGTTTAGGCTGCTGTTGGTTTTAGTTcatcggctttttttttttttttaacttcctgcGTTTCAGGTTGCAGACCACCAGAGCTGGTTCAGTTTCCGTTATAATATACTTCAACTGTATATTTAGTGGGTAGTAGTGAACAggcgggagaaggcaatggcaacccactccagtactcttccctggaaaatcccatggacggaggaacctgataggttacagtccgtggggtcgcaaagagtcggatacgactgagcggcttcactttcacttttcacttgcatgtattgcagaaggaaatggcaacccattccagtgttcttgcctggagaatcccagggacgggggatcctgTTGGGCTGCGgtctgtagggtcgcacagagtcggacacgactgaaatgactgcagcagcagcagtgaacagGCCAGCTCAGTGCGGTAGACACTGCACAGCCGTTAGTGAGAAGCTGAAAGGCGTCTAGAAACAAAGTaaactctgatgctaggaaaatggaaaaatctagATAGGCATTGAACTTGAACTGAAGATATTAAAACAGCATGCCTTCTCGGACTTAATAAAGGGGAGTGTGtgatcataaaatattttgaaggttGTTAAATGCTACTAGAGAAAACTACTTGGTAATTAAGATTGTAAATCGactgtgtgtattatatatatatttagcagtccatggggttgcaaagagttggacaccactgagcaactgagcacactgCACACGTTTACAAAGTCACTATGTTGGCTCTAAATGTTTagagtttaaatatttaataattatgcCATTGAATAAATTTTATTAGGTTTTCAAGAAAGAATCTCAATACCCCTCTTcagagataaaaaggaaaaggaaaccttGTGCACAGGGATGCTATTTTTTGTCTCTCGTTGGATAAGCCATTTAAACCTCTGTATGacactgtttccttatctgtaaaatggagataacttTAATTCCAATCTTACAGTTTTGGGGGGAATGACATTAACTAGCACTTCATATTTTGGCCACTGTCTGTCACATGGTAAATGCTCTATGTTTTGGCTGTTGTTATTTGCATTATTGGTATTCTTATTTTTCATGACATCAAAgacatggagaaaaagaaagtggcATTTGAACCATGATGACATACACTTGAAGTCttgaataattattttctatatttgtggTCTTTAGCAAATTGTTAACCACTGTTCCCTTGTCTGTAATGTAGGTGTAACTTCATATTTTTGTGAGGATTGAGTGAAACCACCTAggaatatgtttatgtatatattcaacaaatatagTTTACATATGTTCTTAAGAAATTGAAAGTGTACAAATGGAAGTTCTTTTGGatgtaaacattaaaaaaccaaacaattccAGATAATTAAAGAAAACTTTCTAGAAAGTTATATTTGGTGACTATATTTAAGGAATTACTGAACACTTAGGCCTTTTTCTTCAGTCccttttttattcaattttaggAAAACAAATCTGATTAATCCAGGTGGGCAGATGCATACATTAATCAAATATGATGGCCCAAGACAGAAGATAACAAGATAATGGCCACACATGGGGCTCAGTCCTAAGTAGAGTTGTTTCCAGGCCATAAACTCATTTTTATCACCCAGAACTCCTGTGTTAGCTTTTTCTTCTCCATATATTATATGTTCTCAAAACCTACCACATAAAGAGCATCTTTATTTGCTGGGCACTTTTTTTTTGTAAGCCAAGCTCTCACATCTCTCCAGAGCTAATGAAACAAACTTTGGGAATGGGGCCAGCAATCTATCCCTTAACAAGCCAtctgggtgattctgatgcatacTCAAGTTCTTTATAGCTTCAGTACATAATTCAGTTCTTGGCACTTGAATGTACAATGAACTTGGTGGATGTACCTTCTGTCTAGAAGGTTCTTACATCAGGCAGTGCACCTGCCATCTCAAAGGTCATTTGCCCTCTTTGCTTACTAATACAACCTCAGTTTTTTTAAGGTCTCCATTTTCTCCCTGCTTTGTGATCCAGGGAAAGCAGAGTCCCTCTCTTAGGCTCAGGAGTGGGGTTCTGATTCCACCCAAGTCCCTCAGTATTGAttaatggggggtggggggtggggggtgggctggggtggtgAGGGTGGGTATACAGCCAGTTGTTTGTGGCTCTGAGAGCCTTAAACAGTGGAGTTCAGCTTCCCCAAGAATGTAGTCACTAGGCTGAAATTGGAGTTGCTGGTCAATAAACTGTATATGCTGGGGCTGGATGTAGAATCAGGAACACTTCAGGCAAAGAATAATTGCAGAGGCCTGGAGGCTGGAGAAAGAGGCCCACAGTTTAAAGGATGCAGGGGAAGGAGGGTGGTGGGAACAAAACCAAAAgcaatgaagaaatacaaaacaaaaaagagaaaatgaagaaatagaaaacaaaatagagaaaaaagaaatcattttagtTTGGGTTGGAGAGAGATGAGGGCCAGACTTTACAGGGCTTGTGGCCATAGCATAGATTTTTTGATTTCTGGGAGATGGGGGATCAACCAAAGGCTGTGAGccggttttaaaaaaaaaaaaaaagcgaaacATAAAGCCCTCCTCGGTGACTCTGGAATAGAAACCAAATTCACTATGGACAGAAGAGTTTCAGTATCACCACAAACTCAAAGCAAGGTGATCAGAATCAGTCCAAGAGCAATTGTAATTGGCAACCTGAAAATAAACTGGTTTGTATCcttgtgcttatttttttttacctttttgagaCAATAAAAGGGAACTCGGATGGACTGGCCAGGGAGGCCGCTTAGGATTGTTTCTCAAAGACAATAATAGCAGTTCTTGGGTGGATTTGGCATTTCCAGGTGTGGGTGAGGTGCCCTTAACTGAACCCTTCATTCCTAACTTCCAAAAGGATGCCTCTACCTTGCAGTTTCCGGAGAAATGAGGAAGAACCCTGCCTTTTATTTTTCGGGATTTATTCTCTTGAGCATAAACCGTAGGCTTTCAAACCTCGGTGTTCGGCTCACAACATTAAAAAGCATCTTTACATCCACAGTTCTTGTTTGCGTTCTGAGCCGGCCCTGAGGACCCTTTTCTTTGTCACCAGGATCGCTGCCTTTTCTGAACTGAGCGCGGGGAGGACTAGAGGCAGGATAGGAGGATGGGCTCGGAAGATCGCAGTGACCGGACGGAATGGAGATTGTTGAGACAGGTTTCATAGTATGTGGCCGCACCGGCGAGAATTCTGAACACAGAATTCTGTGAACTTTGCAAGTCTAGTTTGTAAAACGAGTCAGGAGACTGGGATGATTgtattcttaaaaagaaaaaaaaaaaaaaatcgagtgACGAGAGCCTCTTTAAAATCCAGGAGAAagacacaataaaaaaattatttttcccttactGGAGAGATGCAGCCACCAAACATGTGAAGAATCTTAGATAAAATGCTTAGCCAGAACTCGAAAGCCCTAGGCAAAGACCTAGGGTAGGTGAGAGGGAGTAAAAGaaattagtagtagtagtagtgaaaattcagtcttgtccgatacttgagaccccatggactgtgtaccccccgcaaggctcctctgtccacgggattctccaggcaagaatactggagcgtgttgccatttccttctccaggggattttcccgatccaggagtcgaacccatttttcctgcattgcaggcagattctttaccgactgagctaggaGGGACGTCCTGGATCCACACAAAACAACCTGGGTGGAGACCCACAACGTCATACTTACAAAGTTCCGGTTTTAGAGAGCGGGATTTTCAAACCTAAATGCTGCCTCTCGAACTCCGCAGGGTGACGGCTTACATATAACCAAGATCAGAGATTCATAAAGTGCCCATAGAAGCCAGCGGAGGACCCTGTACAAATTTTATGAAGATAACCTGGAGCTCCAAGAATTGGGGTTAGCAGATTTCAGCCGACATTCAGTTAGGCTGCTGGGGACCTTTGTAAGTGGAACCGTTGGTAGAAAGCAAGCGTAGGCAGGAAGTCGGCTACCTAAGTGTTTTGATAAATAAACACTGATTTAACGGCTCGTATTCACACTCGTGCGCAGCTCTGATAGTGAAAACATGAGGTGGCTCTGAAAAGAGCCTTTGGGGTTGATAGTTACTACAAATATATCTACTTGGAGCTGGTGTACTTGGTGACGGCCTTGGTGCCCTCGGACACCGCGTGTTTGGCCAGCTCCCCGGGCAGCAGCAGGCGCACGGCCGTCTGGATCTCCCTGGATGTGATGGTCGAGCGCTTGTTGTAATGCGCCAGACGCGACGCCTCGCCCGCGATGCGCTCGAAGATGTCGTTGACGAAGGAGTTCATGATGCCCATGGCCTTGGACGAGATGCCGGTGTCCGGGTGAACCTGCTTCAGCACCTTGTACACGTACACGGAGTAGCTCTCCTTGCGGCTGCGTTTGCGCTTCTTGCCGTCTTTTTTCTGAGCCTTGGTCACCGCCTTTTTCGAGCCCTTCTTAGGGGCCGGTGCGGATTTGGCTGGTTCCGGCATTTTGAACGCAGTTTCtgctgagagaaaataaaatggcgTCTGCGCCACCGGATTTGTAGGCAACATTATGCAAATGAAGGCCTACTTTTGCAATTGCTGATTGGTTCACCTGCATGCAAATAAATGATTCCAGATCTACTTTCTCATATCCTGTGACAGTTTTCCAGCAATCAGGCcaattttttaaatctagttaAGCTTTTAATAATAAATTCCGTTTTTTCGCGTTTTTtaataaagaggagaaaataaaaaataaaataaataaattccgtTTCGTTTATAACAATTCAGACTAGTTTGTTTTAAAAACGAGAAGTCACTCTCGCCAGTGCTTTGAAATTACCAAAGATGCAAAGCTCGAGGCACAGTTCTGTCTCCTATTGCAAGGCCCGTTTTTACCTCCTTGAAAGCAGTATCTTTACATCTGAATCTAGATTTTAGACCAGGGAGAGGGAACGAACTGTGGTCATCCAGACAATTCCGACTACAATGTTTCCTGTTGTACACAAGATACAGAAATAGAGCGTGAAAATAAAGGGTAGGGGGGAAAAGTGCATCATTTAAAGGGAGATTAGGAATTTCGTAGCCCGTATGGCTACAATCCTTCGAATTGGAAAGGATCA
Proteins encoded in this window:
- the LOC122697493 gene encoding histone H3.1, yielding MARTKQTARKSTGGKAPRKQLATKAARKSAPATGGVKKPHRYRPGTVALREIRRYQKSTELLIRKLPFQRLVREIAQDFKTDLRFQSSAVMALQEACEAYLVGLFEDTNLCAIHAKRVTIMPKDIQLARRIRGERA
- the LOC122697488 gene encoding histone H1.4-like; amino-acid sequence: MSETVPAAPPAASPAEKTPVKKKARKSTGAAKRKASGPSVSELITKAVAASKERNGLSLAALKKALAAAGYDVEKNNSRIKLGLKSLVSKGTLLQTKGTGASGSFKLNKKAATGEAKPKAKKAGAAKPKKVTGAAKKSKKVMGVGTPKKTAKKTLKVKPTTGAKKVAKSPKKVKTAKPKAVKSPVKAKVHKPKVAKPKAVKPKKAIPKK
- the LOC122697489 gene encoding histone H4-like gives rise to the protein MIQSLQAPCLAAIAVTKRQISEGRELNVVTAPALAVFKQVRSVTINTLKGALNIVRSCSICGSKMSGRGKGGKGLGKGGAKRHRKVLRDNIQGITKPAIRRLARRGGVKRISGLIYEETRGVLKVFLENVIRDAVTYTEHAKRKTVTAMDVVYALKRQGRTLYGFGG
- the LOC122697491 gene encoding histone H2B type 1-C/E/F/G/I, whose translation is MPEPAKSAPAPKKGSKKAVTKAQKKDGKKRKRSRKESYSVYVYKVLKQVHPDTGISSKAMGIMNSFVNDIFERIAGEASRLAHYNKRSTITSREIQTAVRLLLPGELAKHAVSEGTKAVTKYTSSK